A window from Chitinophaga filiformis encodes these proteins:
- a CDS encoding NAD-dependent epimerase/dehydratase family protein, whose product MKPRILITGASGFVGYHLVETALDAGMEVYAAVRASSNVSHLKHLPVNFVYPDFSSKDDLKDLIVKHGFDYIIHGAGITKAKSLDEYNRVNAGYTLNLAVAAGESRVPIKKFVFISSLAAVGPIAYNASWPVPDVAKPQPVTSYGKSKLLAEEYLGVISDVPWVVLRPTAVYGPRERDLFVLFKTYRRGLEPYMGKGAQWLSFVYVKDLAQAALLALTAPVSGTVYNISDGNRYDRYALANVIKQHLKLHTFRVHLPLPVIKSVATIMEMVSRGAPLLNRDKLNELTAENWDCNIEKIRQDLGYRPAYDLEKGIRETLDWYTANKWF is encoded by the coding sequence ATGAAACCCCGGATACTGATAACAGGCGCCAGCGGTTTTGTAGGATATCATCTGGTAGAGACAGCGCTGGATGCAGGAATGGAGGTTTACGCCGCTGTACGTGCATCCAGTAATGTTTCCCACCTGAAACATTTGCCGGTAAATTTTGTTTATCCTGATTTCAGTAGTAAGGATGATCTGAAAGATCTGATCGTGAAGCATGGATTCGACTACATCATTCATGGAGCAGGTATAACGAAGGCAAAGTCCCTGGACGAATATAACAGGGTTAATGCAGGGTACACCCTCAACCTGGCAGTAGCAGCCGGAGAATCGAGGGTCCCCATTAAGAAGTTTGTATTTATTAGCAGTCTGGCGGCCGTAGGCCCCATCGCATATAATGCCAGCTGGCCTGTTCCGGACGTGGCGAAGCCCCAACCGGTGACCAGTTACGGAAAAAGTAAATTACTGGCTGAAGAATACCTGGGAGTTATTTCAGATGTCCCCTGGGTAGTATTAAGGCCCACAGCAGTGTATGGGCCAAGAGAACGGGATCTTTTCGTATTGTTCAAAACGTACAGACGGGGTTTGGAACCTTATATGGGCAAAGGCGCCCAATGGCTGAGTTTTGTCTACGTCAAGGATCTCGCACAAGCGGCATTGCTGGCACTGACGGCTCCTGTATCAGGAACTGTATATAACATTTCAGACGGTAACAGGTACGACCGTTACGCACTGGCCAATGTTATAAAGCAACATCTGAAGCTGCACACTTTTCGCGTTCACCTACCTCTGCCTGTTATTAAATCTGTTGCCACTATTATGGAAATGGTGAGCCGTGGGGCTCCCTTGCTGAATAGGGACAAACTGAATGAGCTGACGGCGGAGAACTGGGATTGTAACATAGAAAAGATACGGCAGGACCTGGGCTATCGCCCCGCATATGATCTTGAAAAAGGTATACGGGAAACGCTGGACTGGTACACCGCCAACAAATGGTTTTGA